The following are encoded together in the Brassica napus cultivar Da-Ae chromosome A9, Da-Ae, whole genome shotgun sequence genome:
- the LOC106364682 gene encoding uncharacterized protein LOC106364682 — protein MAYRRRQGVTRASTFNDDIYHQTPDLDYGDLKGHSNGKSSFRSSQSFSSYSSLAAQAIRASSSLNPNSNSEVRGFTAYEDANKNDSRGFWGILAQKAKSILEDEEEQEQQNVVVSEPSSNNNSNPTIRKSIDKITTSLNQIGDSFEKAFEEGRTMVASQIRRKGSDLMDIPENHNQSSGSNSPWQPLTQPNPHESQLKASRDVAMATAAKAKLLLRELKTVKADQAFAKQRCSQLEEENKRLRDNREKGTNNPADDDLIRLQLETLLAEKARLAHENSIYARENRFLREIVEYHQLTMQDVVYIDEGIEEVAEVNPSITRTLSMASFAASEFPVNSSSPLSPSSPSRLSVSTDVYPVLVQQSSASDVGGGSADESPRPVRPPSLGYTDDVKRSLSQMSV, from the exons ATGGCGTATCGGAGAAGACAAGGGGTCACAAGAGCTTCCACATTCAACGACGATATCTATCATCAGACACCTGATCTCGATTACGGTGATCTCAAAGGTCACTCCAATGGCAAATCCTCCTTCAGATCATCTCAATCTTTCTCTTCTTATTCCTCCCTTGCCGCTCAAGCAATCCGCGCTTCCTCTTCTCTCAACCCTAATTCCAATTCTGAG GTGCGAGGATTCACGGCTTACGAAGATGCAAACAAGAACGATAGCCGCGGTTTCTGGGGAATCCTAGCTCAGAAAGCCAAATCAATCCTCGAGGACGAAGAAGAGCAGGAGCAGCAAAACGTCGTCGTTTCGGAGCCCTCGAGTAATAATAATAGCAATCCAACCATACGCAAAAGCATAGACAAGATCACAACGTCTCTGAATCAGATCGGAGACAGCTTCGAGAAAGCGTTCGAGGAAGGCCGTACGATGGTGGCTTCTCAAATTAGACGTAAAGGATCAGACCTAATGGATATACCAGAGAATCACAATCAATCCTCTGGTTCAAACAGTCCATGGCAGCCATTAACGCAACCTAACCCACACGAGTCTCAGCTCAAAGCCTCACGTGACGTAGCCATGGCTACAGCGGCCAAAGCCAAGCTCCTCTTACGCGAACTCAAAACGGTTAAAGCCGACCAAGCTTTCGCTAAGCAACGGTGCTCGCAGCTGGAAGAGGAAAACAAACGGTTAAGAGATAACCGGGAGAAGGGAACCAACAATCCTGCCGATGATGACCTAATCAGGCTTCAGCTTGAGACGTTGCTTGCGGAGAAAGCAAGATTGGCACATGAGAACTCTATCTACGCGAGAGAGAACAGGTTCTTGAGAGAGATCGTTGAGTATCATCAGTTAACGATGCAAGATGTTGTTTATATAGATGAAGGTATTGAAGAAGTGGCTGAGGTGAATCCTTCGATCACTAGAACGCTATCCATGGCTTCGTTCGCTGCTTCTGAGTTCCCTGTgaactcttcttctcctttgtctcCATCTTCGCCTTCCAGGCTTTCGGTTTCTACGGATGTTTATCCGGTTTTGGTTCAGCAGAGCTCGGCTAGTGATGTTGGTGGTGGTAGTGCTGACGAGAGTCCTAGACCGGTTCGACCACCTTCTTTGGGATACACGGATGATGTTAAAAGATCATTGTCACAGATGTCTGTTTAG
- the LOC106367366 gene encoding calcyclin-binding protein, translated as MAEEVVLDLEELRQLQNIAKRPRVLNLISSEICNLEKLRESASVSSAKPEVEPAVPVPVSSSVKPVSPAVNYVTLGTFSWDQDSEKVKVYISLEGVDEDKVEAEFKPMSLDVKINGVQGKNYRCAIPKLHKEIVPEKCKVLVKPKRIVVTMFKSSRGNWMDIHYKEDKIKPSLEKEKDPMAGIMDMMKNMYEGGDEEMKKTIAKAWTDARSGKAGDSLKGL; from the exons ATGGCGGAAGAAGTTGTGCTAGATTTGGAAGAACTCAGACAACTCCAGAACATCGCCAAGAGACCTCGTGTTCTCAATCTCATCAGTTCCGAGATTTGCAATTTGGAGAAG ctgaGAGAGTCGGCAAGCGTTTCAAGTGCAAAGCCAGAGGTCGAACCGGCGGTTCCCGTACCTGTATCTTCTTCGGTTAAACCGGTTTCTCCTGCAGTGAACTACGTAACTCTCGGAACGTTCAGCTGGGATCAAGACAGTGAAAAAGTCAAG GTTTACATATCTTTGGAAGGTGTTGATGAAGACAAGGTTGAAGCTGAGTTCAAGCCAATGTCTTTGGATGTCAAAATCAATGGTGTCCAAGGGAAGAACTACCGATGCGCAATCCCGAAGTTGCACAAAGAGATCGTCCCCGAGAAGTGCAAAGTGCTTGTAAAGCCTAAGAGGATAGTTGTCACTATGTTCAAGTCTTCGAGAGGAAACTGGATGGACATACACTACAAAGAAGACAAG ATTAAACCAAGTCTCGAGAAAGAGAAAGACCCAATGGCTGGAATCATGGACATGATGAAG AACATGTACGAgggaggagatgaagagatgaagaagacaaTAGCCAAAGCTTGGACAGATGCTAGGTCAGGCAAAGCTGGAGATTCTTTAAAAGGTCTGTAA
- the LOC106364683 gene encoding gibberellin 2-beta-dioxygenase 2-like (The RefSeq protein has 2 substitutions compared to this genomic sequence) produces the protein MVVLSQPVALDNHISVIPTYTPVPVFTSQPIPVVDLTDPEAKTLIVKACEEFGFFKVVNHGVRADLMTRLEQEAIRFFALPQSLKNQAGPPEPYGYGSKRIGPNGDVGWIEYILLNANPQLSTPNTSDVFGQTPQIFREAVDEYMHELKEVSCKVLEMVTEGLGIEPRDTLSKMVRDEKSDSCLRLNHYPTAEEEAENMVKVGFGEHTDPQIISVLRSNDTAGLQICMKDGSWVAVPPDHSSFFINVGDALQVMTNGRFKSVKHRVLADTRRSRVSMIYFGGPPLSEKIAPLSCLVPKQDDWLYKEFTWSQYKSSAYKSKLGDYRLGLFEKQPILTHMSNE, from the exons ATGGTGGTTTTATCACAGCCAGTCGCCTTAGACAACCACATATCCGTAATCCCAACGTACACCCCGGTTCCGGTCTTCACTTCCCAACCAATCCCCGTCGTGGACCTAACCGACCCAGAAGCCAAAACCCTAATCGTGAAAGCTTGTGAGGAGTTTGGTTTTTTCAAGGTTGTAAACCACGGAGTCCGAGATGACCTCATGACCCGGTTAGAGCAGGAGGCTATCCGCTTTTTCGCCTTGCCCCAGTCTCTTAAGAACCAGGCCGGTCCACCTGAACCGTACGGATATGGTAGTAAACGGATTGGACCAAACGGTGACGTTGGGTGGATTGAGTATATCCTCCTCAATGCTAACCCTCAGCTCTCCACCCCAAATACATCTGACGTTTTCGGTCAAACCCCACAGATTTTTCG agagGCGGTGGACGAGTACATGCACGAGTTGAAGGAAGTGTCGTGCAAGGTTTTGGAGATGGTGACGGAAGGATTAGGGATAGAGCCAAGGGACACACTGAGTAAGATGGTGAGAGATGAGAAGAGTGACTCTTGCTTGAGACTGAACCATTATCCGACGGCGGAGGAAGAGGCGGAGAACATGGTGAAAGTAGGGTTTGGGGAACACACAGACCCACAAATAATCTCAGTGCTAAGGTCCAATGACACGGCGGGTCTTCAAATATGTATGAAAGATGGAAGTTGGGTCGCTGTCCCTCCTGATCACTCCTCTTTTTTCATTAATGTTGGAGATGCTCTTCAG GTTATGACAAACGGAAGGTTCAAGAGTGTTAAACACAGAGTCTTAGCTGATACAAGGAGATCGAGAGTCTCGATGATATATTTTGGAGGACCGCCATTGAGCGAGAAGATAGCGCCACTTTCGTGTCTAGTCCCTAAGCAAGACGATTGGCTTTACAAAGAATTCACTTGGTCTCAATACAAATCTTCTGCTTACAAGTCTAAGCTTGGTGATTATAGGCTTGGTCTCTTTGAGAAACAACCTCTTCTCACACATATGTCTAATGAATGA